A single genomic interval of Bradyrhizobium sp. AZCC 1693 harbors:
- a CDS encoding DUF4238 domain-containing protein — MASKEPKLPKHHYIPVFYLKQWAGSGKVTAFRRLHDKVVATPKPPTHTGYVRGLYWLEGAERSLANRIETLLMGQIDNNAAIAHRMIMNDQIHSLSKVVRLAWSRFIVGLLIRSPATVKNIYDRMTNPTAKEYKELSREFERDFPGKKYKDISPLEMKRAAMFSLVKLMQNPQVEDMLNSMTWTVYDLGLPELRFFTSDRPVIMTNGLATKNGHLALPLSPRKMFFAFANKDIQAEIKALSPWHIADQANEVVIRSAIEVAWDTNASRLPYVEKFLSKDAADDRKFFGP; from the coding sequence ATGGCAAGCAAGGAGCCGAAGCTCCCCAAGCATCACTACATCCCGGTTTTTTACCTGAAGCAGTGGGCCGGCAGCGGTAAGGTCACGGCCTTCCGGCGCTTGCATGACAAGGTTGTCGCTACTCCCAAGCCTCCCACTCACACGGGTTACGTCAGAGGTCTGTATTGGCTTGAAGGTGCAGAGCGCAGCTTGGCCAACCGGATCGAAACGTTGCTAATGGGCCAAATCGACAATAACGCTGCCATCGCGCACCGAATGATTATGAACGACCAAATCCACAGCCTTTCCAAGGTCGTCAGGCTGGCTTGGTCCAGGTTCATTGTTGGGCTACTCATCCGCTCTCCAGCAACGGTCAAGAACATCTACGACCGGATGACCAACCCAACCGCCAAGGAATACAAAGAGCTTAGCCGGGAGTTTGAGCGTGACTTCCCGGGCAAGAAGTACAAGGACATCTCACCGCTAGAGATGAAGCGTGCAGCAATGTTTTCCCTCGTCAAGCTCATGCAGAATCCTCAGGTCGAGGACATGCTAAACAGCATGACATGGACAGTGTACGACCTGGGACTTCCCGAACTCAGGTTCTTCACTTCCGACAGACCCGTGATAATGACCAACGGACTAGCGACGAAGAACGGACATCTGGCCCTACCCCTAAGCCCCCGGAAAATGTTCTTCGCCTTCGCGAACAAGGACATTCAGGCCGAAATAAAAGCGCTTTCTCCTTGGCACATTGCTGACCAGGCTAATGAGGTTGTTATTCGCAGCGCAATTGAAGTCGCTTGGGACACGAACGCTTCCCGGTTGCCCTACGTTGAGAAATTCCTGTCCAAGGACGCGGCCGACGATCGCAAGTTCTTTGGTCCTTAG
- a CDS encoding RusA family crossover junction endodeoxyribonuclease, with protein MWKDDKQVVRLNVTKRYANDEGVTVRVAV; from the coding sequence GTGTGGAAAGACGATAAGCAGGTGGTCAGGCTGAACGTGACCAAGCGGTATGCTAACGACGAGGGAGTTACGGTGAGAGTGGCGGTCTAA
- a CDS encoding RusA family crossover junction endodeoxyribonuclease, whose product MPTCPQPIRNGKDDFIRCIPYGCKAGLTGPVSVSIDATWSVLKSYSKSERAEALSGQKYPAADNDNVAKAVLDAMNTGWGVERR is encoded by the coding sequence TTGCCTACATGCCCTCAGCCTATAAGAAATGGGAAAGACGACTTCATCCGCTGCATCCCGTATGGGTGCAAAGCTGGTTTGACGGGGCCTGTGAGCGTTTCTATCGATGCGACTTGGTCGGTGCTCAAGTCGTACAGCAAGAGTGAACGTGCGGAAGCCCTGAGCGGTCAAAAGTACCCCGCTGCTGACAATGACAACGTCGCTAAGGCAGTTCTGGATGCGATGAACACAGGGTGGGGTGTGGAAAGACGATAA